The DNA sequence aatctaattttataattgaaattacactagtttgttttattattcatgGCATTATTAAGTACTCGAAATAGActgcaaattaaattgtaaaatatatatacatgtacatatattctacatttataatatacataatttacatttataatatacacaattaaaatagtaaaagtaaaaaatttaaagagttTAAATACAGATGATTCATACATGCAAAGGTTTCTgacaaatacaattattatcaatccttaaaaaaaaggtatttaaaatatctatactctccttttttttaacaaatatatatgttgtaaaacttagaattatattagaaaatttaattacaccttgcattaaatagaaaacaataaaCACTGCAAAATTGACTGTCAATAGTAGATGCAACGTGAACAAGGTACAAAATGAtgtgtaataatatagtaaataataaagtataaaacaaCTTGCCTGGACAAAGAAAGGGTTATCCTTGTCAAGAAAAACATATAAGACAATATGCATTAAGGGCCATCGAACTTACTTTAAAGAGACATcccttttcatataaaaaaaaattgcatcattgatttatgttattattatcactATACTATCACTAttctaatatcatttttatcaaaacatacgtaacaatataacaatttttagaaTCAATCACACATTCTACTTtgcatatatatcatacattcTGCCTGCTGTTCAGGCCGGATCCCGGATCTCCCGCGCATGCACGGCACACGCGATGTCAATAAAATAGGATAAGGAGAACGACAATTTCcctaaattataaacatacaaGAAAGGAgcactattatataaaaacattagacCAAAGAATTACAAGTTGAAAGCTAATCTGATAATCctcaatattgaaaaattaatgaaatttcgtttctaaactaaatttaatttaaaacaattttagttttaaaaaatttaaagagaaagattctacaaacttttaattaaaaaaaaattatgttcgGCCTTCTTTGATAATATCTTTATCTATGCTTGGACTTCAATGACGTCACACCAGTTCTCCTGCCTTCTGCACGTCGACGTGCTGTGCATGCGGAAAAAGTGAGGTTAGGTTGGGCGTATGACCAGCTGGGGCACGTTATAGTGTGTAGGAATAGGAGTTGACAAGTCATGTCGAGCAAGACCAGGAACAAGAATAAGAACGACGACGCGATCGAAAATGGTGCGGCCGACGATGTCGCGAAGAAGATCGCGGACGTGGACCTCAACGAGGACACGCCGAGCAAGAAACTTACACACAAGGAGAAGAAGAAGCTGAAGAAGCAGCAGGAGTACGAACGGACGATGGAGATGTTGACCAAGTCTGGCGGTCAGGGTCATAGTGAACTGGAGTCCAACTTCACGGTCTCGCAGAGTGACGCACAGCAGCGTGGCAATCAGCAGCTGGACCACGCGGTCGACATCAAGGTGGAGAATTTCAGCATAGCAGCCAAGGGCAAAGAGCTCTTCACCAATGCTAGTCTTCTCATAGCGCAGGGCAGACGTTACGGCTTGGTGGGACCTAACGGGTATATCACtctttactataaaataaaatatatattataaaacaaatatattataaagagcttcgattttatttctttactcaAAAGATCTGTAAAATcgtgatttaaatattttatgaatatattataatactaaatatatatgtatataaatatacataaatatataaatatatattatgtttgatATCACATATGATCTTATTACAGTCATGGCAAAACTACCTTGCTCCGTCATATAGCCAAAAGAGCCTTCAATATTCCAAGTACCATAGATGTTCTATATTGCGAGCAAGAAGTTATAGCGGATGATACTCCAGCTGTGGAAGTAGTTTTGAAAGCTGATACGAAATGCACAGAGCTTCAGGctgaatgtaaaaaattagaagaattaACAGAACAAGGAGACACTACTGTGCAAAGCAGATTACAAGAGGTTGTTatcatttacttttatattcctTGAATTTTagatcataattttaaatcataaaagatTTAGGAAATAGTAATTTATCACTTTATCtattagttttcttttttatgttaagtctcatattttttctaagtaaatttacaaacaactgtgaaaataaataaataaatatatatatatatatatatatatatatatatatatatatatatatatatatatatataatacaaatatatattttcaggtTTACGAGGAGTTGAAGGCCATTGGTGCGGACTCAGCAGAACCAAGAGCCAGACGGATCCTCGCTGGTCTGGGATTCAATCGTGCCATGCAAAATCGTGCGACAAAGAACTTCTCTGGTGGTTGGCGAATGCGCGTTTCGCTTGCAAGAGCACTCTTCTTGGAACCTACATTATTATTGCTAGATGAACCTACAAATCACTTGGATCTGAATGCTGTAATCTGGCtggataattatttacaaggtTGGAAGAAGACCTTGCTTGTTGTATCACACGATCAAAGCTTTTTGGACAATGTGTGCACGGACGTGATCCACCTGGATCAGCAAAAGTTGTTCTATTACAAAGGAAATTATAGCATG is a window from the Anoplolepis gracilipes chromosome 17, ASM4749672v1, whole genome shotgun sequence genome containing:
- the LOC140675058 gene encoding ATP-binding cassette sub-family F member 1; protein product: MSSKTRNKNKNDDAIENGAADDVAKKIADVDLNEDTPSKKLTHKEKKKLKKQQEYERTMEMLTKSGGQGHSELESNFTVSQSDAQQRGNQQLDHAVDIKVENFSIAAKGKELFTNASLLIAQGRRYGLVGPNGHGKTTLLRHIAKRAFNIPSTIDVLYCEQEVIADDTPAVEVVLKADTKCTELQAECKKLEELTEQGDTTVQSRLQEVYEELKAIGADSAEPRARRILAGLGFNRAMQNRATKNFSGGWRMRVSLARALFLEPTLLLLDEPTNHLDLNAVIWLDNYLQGWKKTLLVVSHDQSFLDNVCTDVIHLDQQKLFYYKGNYSMFKKMYVQKRKEMIKAYEKQEKRLKDLKASGQSKKQAEKKQKEVLTRKQEKNRTKMQKQEEDTGPTELLQKPREYIVKFSFPDPPPLQPPILGLQNVTFAYEGQKPLFINADFGIDLSSRVAIVGPNGVGKSTFLKLLMGDITPQKGEITKNHRLRIGRFDQHSGEHLTAEETPAEYLMRLFDLPYEKARKQLGTFGLSSHAHTIKMKDLSGGQKARVAMAELCLNAPDVLILDEPTNNLDIESIDALADAINEYKGGVIIVSHDERLIRDTECCLYVIENQQINAMDGDFDDYRKELLESLGEVINNPSIAANAAVLQ